Genomic DNA from Fusarium keratoplasticum isolate Fu6.1 chromosome 2, whole genome shotgun sequence:
AATATGCCTGAGCCCTCAGGTACCAGTTCCTATGTGTGGTTTGTTTATGCAAAAGTTAGAGAGGCCTTAGATGAGGTGGTGAGGTAAAAGAGAGAGGAATAATCTAAGGTTATGTAGAGTGTCTCCTTATTCCTTATGGGGTGATTAATTTTCAAGATGAGTCGTCGGGCAATTATGATATCCAAAGAGTAAGTAGGTGTCGATCCTCAGTGATCTGCTGGAGAGCCATGTGAGTTCCTACCTCCATACATATCATCTTTGAAAGATAAAGGCTAACCTGAAAGCATGTTTGGGTGATCATTTGTTTCACATGAATCAAAGAACACCAGACCAAGTACCAACAAGCGTTGAGCTTGTGGCTCTACCGGGTAGATTGGTCATCGAACGGAGTGCAGCATCGTTTCAAGCTGTGCCAAAAAAAGTAGCGATCAAGTAATTACAGCTATCTTAAAGACCATAAATACGCCACAAGGCCTGGGAAATCGAGGAGTTCCAGATTAGTCGACAGATTCGAAGCTCGGTAACCTAAAGCGTGCCGTAGTGTGGTCTATGGGAGTAGATACAACAATCGTTCAACCGGGACTCAACGCCTCCGTGGCTGGCACATGAAATCTGGGAGCATACCAATCAAGGCATTGATGTAATACTAACTCAGCATGCAAACATGATGTGATTTTCCTCCCCCCACGGCATATGAAAGAGATAGAAGTATAATATTTGCCCAGAATTGGAAGAGATTATCGAACGATTGTCGAAAGAGAGCAACAGAGGCCAAAGAAAGGTTGAAGTTCAAGGAGGTCCAAATAAAGAGCCAGACCCACTTGGCGCTGAACCCCTGGCAATTGGCCCGTGCACCGACATCATCACGCCCGTCGAGACTCACGACTAAACGAGTTGAATCAAAACAATCACCAATTCCACCTCGATCCTCCCCAGCGCAACCTCGAATTGCTCTCTTGTTGCTGGAAGACTCGAGCCACGCAAATCACATATCAGCACATCAATCAACCCACCCGGATTGTCTCACGCCTTCGACAAACCTTGTGAATCCCACCGACTCTACCCCGCGACAACCCCACGATGGCTGCCGCCAACCTCGCGACGTACTCAGACTGCGTCTCCTCCCTCCGCACATCTCTCAAGTTCCTCGAATCCTCAGTCGAAACCCTTGACAATGGCGTCTCTGACTTTCCCCGCCTTGTCAACGTCCTGAAGACAGTCCGCGTGAGTACCACCTCCCCAAATTTCCGCCCAAGCAATGCTAACACCGCTCCAGCACTACGAACTCATCCCCCAACCAACCCTCGCCGCCGCAGAAGCCTCCCTCCGCGATGACATAGGTCCATAtatcgccctcctcctcgcccgcgCCGACTCGCAGATCGAGCGTCAAGAGCGCCGCATCGAGACTCTCAAGGCCCGCGCCGAGCTACAGCAGGGCCGCCTCGCCCGGCccgacgacgactttgacgcAAAGCCCAAGAGGGGGGCTGGCTCCGGCAGCCGCAAGCTTACCGCCGAAGAGAGGCTCCGCGCCCGGGCCGTTCGGCAGAGGAAGGAGGCGCTGAGATACGGCGTTGAGAGGCTTGAGCTCGAAGTCCTgcagaaggagagggagctgAGGAAGCGGCTTGAGGGGTGATGATCGGGTCGAGAGAGGATGTTCAAAGTACTAGAAAAGCTTGTGCCCAGCTGGAAGGGGGATCTACGCGGCCAGGATGAGACGAGATGAGCGAGATCTAGTGATGGAGACCGCTCATGTCCAAAAGACGCGCGGATCGACACGCAAGCGAGATCGGCGTCGGACATACAGCGGGCCACGTCAAGATGCTAGACGGCGCCGATCCGGCCAGCGTCGAGGTTGATCCGAAACTTGCTGGCCAGAGTCTCGCAGGATGCCGTCCTGGCGCTAGAGATGCCCGAGATCCAAACCCGCTATCCCCCAGTTGGGACATGAATTTGATACCCATTTCTACGAAGACTGCCGCGCGTAAACCTTACGATCCATAGACCCGCCGGATGAAGCCTATTCACACACGACTCTTGAGTGCTTTCATTCCAATAGTCGTCGTATTCACCAAAGGCGAAAGGATACCGTGATCCCTCCTCATTCTAGCTACAGCTCGTCTCGGTACTGCCCATATCTGCACCTGGCATTTCCAGATTCCATTGACAAATACAGCCCCTTCGTCAAACACAGCCCAGTCGACTCGCGGGCAATGACCCCGAGATTTCCTCATCAAGTTTGGATCCCCCAGTCGCATTTGGCTTTTTTCTCATACAGCACCACCAGCGGCCACAGCCGTTGTTTCGCCTGCAAAGTCGGCAAAGTCGATAGAGTCAAAATCCTTATGGACTCACAAAAGGGGGTAATAAATGAAGTGAAGACAAGCAAGAGATGAGGACAATAAAAAAGGAGACATTCGAAGATAAAATAAGGGAATGAAGCCAACTGCCAAGCGCCGTGGGCCGTTTTGTCAAAAAAGGGGGGTTCGTCCCAAATATACTCCATCCAACATATTTCCCATCCCAGTACTGAACCAAATCGCGGAGTCGTGACTCTAAAACGTTATAAACAAAACAATGAACGAGCAGCCCGTGCGTGGGTCTGACGGTGCTCGACGGCCCTGATGTCGGTCGTCGAACGGGTATCCCAGTGAATCCTTGCGTGGATCATTGCTCATAACAGGATGAGGTAGTTGCTGGGTGCAATACCCGTCTCGCCATTCTCCTTGCGCGCTTGCCACCACCGTCCACTGACGTCTGAGACTTCGAGGATTTCGtgcttggagaaggagatcTCGTTGGCGTCGTCGGGGTTGGCCTCGTAGCTGTAGATGGCCTTTGCCCGGTAGGGGTATTCGGTGGGTGGTACAACCTCGGCGTCGGCGCCGGGTGAGTTTGTCGCCTTGGGTTGCATGACCGAGTTGGTGAAGCTCTGAGGGACTGCGGAGCCGCGGCCTCCAACTTGGGAGACGCCACCGACGGGAGAGGGGTTCTCGAAGCCGTTGAGCTGGGCAGAGGTGTACATCTGGGGAGGCTGGACAGAGTTGGACGTCTCAGGGCGGCCGCCACCACCGTAGCCGTTCATCGTGGATCGGTGAATTGTGGTTGActccttggcgagggcgaACGAGTCGAGGAAGGCTCGGGGGGTTGACGAGGGGTTGGATCCGAAGTAAAAGGTCCAGATAACCTGTGGGGTTGGTTAGCCGCGCGCTCAATTGAATTGAGACGCTACTTACGATAACCATGGCCAGCAGGATGAAGCCGGCCGAGGCAGCCTCGCGCGCACCGCTATCAGAGTACAGCAGCAGGTTCACGCCCGAAGAGACCAGGACGATTCCCGCAGCGAGATAACCGGTGACGGCGACATGGTAGGTATGGACAGAGTCGCTTCCAATAACGACAAATACTCCGACGATCAGGCACAGACTGTAGATGCATCCCCACCAGGCGAATGTCGGGAAAGGCGAGTCGTTAGTTTGTTGTATCCGTCCGATAATGCAGGCAACAAAAGTGATGCACCAGGCAAGCTGGACACGTTAGCGATGCGCTCGCAATGAGCTGACGGTAGAAAGACGCACCATGGCAATGGACAACGTGGCCAGGGCGAAGGGGTCGCCGAGGATGTTGCTCATCTGGATGCCCTTGCGTCCGCCGTACATTCTTGAGTGGTCCATTTTCTGAAGCGACGGCGAGGTGACCGAGTACGATGGCATAAGGAAAGGAGGAGGTAATCAAGTTGGCGGAGGCCGGTCGGTGGTTGGGAGTCAAGAGGCGCTTTCTTGGGTTGGAGATTGGCTGACGAGCTGAGCGTAGGTAGGGCTCGATTGCTACCGGAGCATTCGGCCAAAGGAAAAGCGACGAGaatggctggaagaggctGTGCTCGAGCGCGCTGCAAGTGGCCAGGCGAAGCTGTCGGTTGTCGATCGAAGGAGCCTCGCGGGTGTTTTTAATAACGGCTGACGGTCGGGGGGTTTTTTGGCTTTCGAGGGGAGTGATAGATAAAGAGGCACAAGGAGAAGTAGAAGTAGTAAGCAGTAAAGAAGAAAGGAGCGACTAAAGTTGGGGGATCAAAGCCCACGGGGATAAAGTTGGATGGGTTTTTAgcgggagaagaagagtaaGATGGATGAAAAGGATTGAATTGGATGGACGGACGGTCTGGAatgggaagaggaggatgcgcCGCCGTGCGTGTAGTGGGTGAGCGAGCAGTGGGTGAGAAGGGGGGGAAGAGAAACGCGGAGACAAGGGGCAACCCaggcgcagcgcagcgcaggcTAACCTTACAGTGCTGCGCTGTAGGTACCGCAGTAGCACACCGTAGGAGGATGCTCAATTGTGGAGAGAGAGTTGGCCTAGGACTGCGGCGTGATTCGATAAAGAGTCCCGCCTTTTTTGCGCGCGGCGCGATcgaaacaacaaaaacaGTGGCTGTCGAGTCCCTACGCAGAGACAGGCACAACAACAGGCGGTAGCGGTAGTAGCGGCAGAGGAGACGTGACGCGGTCACGGTCAGATCAGGCGCTGGGGTGAAAGGTAAGGCAAGGCCAGGCAAGGTAGGACAAAGGTCAAGTCAGGTCAGGTCTGCTGACGGGCGAGAAAATAAGTCAGGGGCAATAAGAGcctttttttccccttaCTCCCAAGAGGACAGCGGGCCTGGTCCAGCAAGGGCAGCCtcgtattttttttttaagaaGGGAGTATTGGTCAAAGAGAGCGGCCGACTCGACAGTGAAATTGTGTCCAGCAATGCGGGGAGAATGGAAAACAATAAACGAGGTGAATCAGAAGGGGAAACTTTGAAAGAGAAATGCCACAGAGCAGAACGGAGCTGAGCTGAGAAGGTGTGGAAATGGCGAGATCTCGGAAGGGAACCAGAGCCAACCGACCCAGGCTGTTCCGGGGCCTGGAATCCAATAGTGCTGTACAAGCCCGTACAGCGCAACCTCTGTAGTGCGAATTGTGCAGCAGCCAGCAGAGGCCTCTGAGGTCGTGAGGGAGGCCCCGAAATGAAGGGTGTCCCTGCTTGACCCCCAGCAAATGGGCATGCGTCCTCCAGACAAGCCCGCCCAGCCCTTGCTTGTGGCGCCCCAGTGCGTGCGTCCGTGACGGGGTGGGTGTGATTTGACGGCCTCGATGGATATGGATGGAGATTTGATCCAACAAGGCCAGCCGGAGACCTGCAAGAAACCGAGCCCGTGATTGGATCAGGAGTGGTGGGGATGAAAAAActtgagagagaaaaaagcGTTTCGTTTCAATGTTTGTTTGGGGGACAATGGATGGTCCAGAGCAAGTGAATCTGAAAAAGTCAAGTCGAGCAGACGACCAGAGTCAAAACTCGTGGGTTGACCCCCAACTTATCTCACTCGTCGTCACAGCATCCAGACGTCTGCAGGAATGGATCACATCTGGTGGTTGCTTGCTGAAGAGGGTGTTGTCCAAGCTACCAGACCAGTTCAAGCTCGAATCCAGCCTTGCAAAGCCCAGGGCAGGAATCCGACGCCTCTCGAGTCGATGACCCAGACTCTTTCTTCGCCCGCTAACCACATTTTACCCCGTTGTCGTTTGAGATTCAACCGGGGTGGAGAGGGCCGGTCGTGATGGGCTGCACCAAAGCTTGGATGCAGGGGCCGTCGAGGGTTTCATGGCAGCCGCTCAAGCGTAGCCTGCGTATCCGTAGGGTCACGGCCCTCGAGACTTTGGATCGCAACATTCAGGCAGTTTACGGCAAGATCGGGACGACAACAATAGGCCTCCCTCCCTTGCCGCTTGCTCGCGTGCGTGTATGTGCGTGTGCATCCCGTCTCCCTCGGCCGGGTCTCGGAATGCAAGACATCTGCTCCGTCCAGTGGCTGGTGCTTCCAACCTCCAAACCTTGGATCGTGACGACAAATGCATGACCAAGCTGGCATCGCAGCAACCGTCCAGCCTCTGCAACACAGGCCGCCCTAAAGCCCAAGCCTCCACGTCCAATGCCTTCTTGTGTCTCTTTGCTGAAAGCCTTCCATCACCTTGGCGCCGCCTGCTTTGCCATGCCGTGCCGCCGTTCGCCCCCGCCTTTGGCGAGTTGCAACGGACTTGACGGATTGCTTGCATCGGATCCCAGCGGTTGCGGATCGCTCCAAAACGGTCGGATCGGCACTGAGCTTATCACGACCAGCGGCATCCGTCCGTGCCTCCGGGGACTCTCCTGCGCTGCGGCTTTGTGCTGCAGGGCGGCGTAGCACGGCTCTCAGATACTCTGGAGTCTTGTGCTGCTGTCTCACAAGGTTGAGTGTGCCTGGTGGCTCTGTGATTTATCACCAACTATTGTCTTGGCAGGCAGTTGAGGCCATTGCCGCGGACTCGGGGCTGTCTATCTGTCTCCCACATCGTGACACTTGACGTTACaatcaccaacaccatcagccGCTCTTTATCACTCTCTATGTCCCAGACTCAGCTAAAACTGCGACCGGGTGCCTCCCCATCCGCCGACGACGGCCCCGATTCATCCGATGTTGCACCACGATGTGCCTTGTGCCTATGCCGTGCCAAAAGGCCCTTGAAAACTTTCCGACGGACTTGCTTTTCTTGCCCCTGCCGCTAAGTTAACAACAGCGGGTCTTGCACCCATCAAGCCCTCTGGCGCTGTTTTACCCCTGGCATCACCGAAACTCAATCCCGCACCGCCACGTCTTGAACCGAGATCCATTGCCTGTGGCTGGGGCCTGACTTCTTTATCCCTCAAGAACGCGTGGCATCTGACGAGAGCCCTTGCAAGCCCTATCGTTAATTCACCTCGGCTCGGTAGTTGTGAGCAGCCCTCTCGGAACTTGACAGGGCAGCATCTGAGGTGGAGCGAACCCCAGAGGCCTTGCTCCCAACGGTCAATGGTGTGTCGACGATCGTCTGGCATTCCCGTTCTTAGCGCCCACGGAACCCGGGACGCAGAGCCTGCACTGATCACGATCGGCATAGAGGTATCCCGCGCGTATCTGTGACGCTTCTCGCCTGGGGCTGGTTACAAGGCGCTTCGTGTCTAAGGTAACAGGGAGAGCGTTGCGAGCTTGAGTGCAGGGTTCTATGGTTCGCGGTTAAAGAGGGGAGTTTAGTAGGACTATGTGGTCATCTGATACGATATCCACGACCCAGAACAAGAGTAGGCGGCGGGTTTCAGACTTGACCCATGAGTCAACAATCGCAGCTTGAAAGACCAGTCAAGATCCACTGTGTCTAAGAACTCTCAAGGTGGTCGGTCAACGTGGACTTGGGAGGATGTGGGACTGTGTACCCTACACCGAGGGCATGGACACTGGTGTTTGAAAGAGTCCCTCGCATCAATCGTTAGTTCCCATTGTCACAGTGAAACTATGAATGCAAGGGAAAAGCCTGATAATTGGGGAAGCGTATTCATTGGTGTCGGCTCTTGGCTAAAACAACTGACCGAACAAACGGCCCCAAGAGGGCCGCCTCGTGGATGACATGCAACCAACCACAACTTTTGACAGCCATTATGAAAAATCGATCGTATCCCATTCAATCGGGACATGCATCAACTGTGGCTAGACCTGCACAATGCCTTAGCTGCAGAAGTTTAAACTCCTGTCAACTCGCGAAACAAACCGTCATGTCTAGCCTCCCGTTCAAGGGCCAGTCAACGATCCATCCGAGGACACGGCGGAACCGGTCAAGTTATTTTCCTGGGCAGTGCCAAAGTTACACGTAGCCCTTTGTTCTGCCCGTGGAGTTACCGGGAGAGGCTATACCCTCACGACTCGCTAGTGTCAGGCACATAAGTGCTGCTCACTTGTCTTGACTCGCCATGGTGAGAAAAGGCTAGGTCACTGAGTTTTCTCCATCTCTCACAGAATCTACTTTGTTAGAGGTGTGCTTTCCCGCACTAGGCCCGAGGGATTTTCAATCGATACAGAGTATTGGTGGAAACAGCATGACACTGGCTGTCTTAAGGTTGAATCAGCGCCTTGCATCTTCAACTGCTTCTGAGCCATATGCGTGAACTCAGTGATGAATTTAGTTTCATATAAACGACGGTTTAGTGCCCATGAGAGTGAGGCAGCCTCGTCCTTGATCTCTCACCGTTTCAAGTAACGCAAATCAAGTAGTGCTGAGGTGACTTTCAGGACACACCATTCACGGACTCGCCACATGATATAACCTCAGCACTGGACGCACACGTACTTGATGGAACCTAGTCTGAGCGTAAGCTATCACCAATATTCTCAATATCGCAGTTGTCGGCAAAAAGGTAGCAATGGCAAGCAAAAGTAACGACAGCTTCATCGTCTAATGAAGCAAAAGTAAAGTCTCGTCTCCCCACCCAGAATCGAACTAGGGACCTTTCGGTGGCAATTTTCCAGTTACAGCCGAACGTGATAAACCAACTACACCATGCGGAGATGATATTAGATGGAAGCGGTGAAAGGCTATGTCGTTTATGTGGACATCGTGAGATACTCCACCACGTTGGATTAGGGTTGGGTTGGGAGTGGGGTCTATGAGTTGCCGTTCCTGACTAACAGTCCTACCGTTGAGTATTTACTACGTAGTAATAACCTTGTGAGAAGAGGTAGCTGGGTTGGAAATGGTGAAAGTGGTGCTTGATCATGTTGAGCTCTATAGATGTCGCAAGTTTCTCATGCTGTTGTGCTCCATTTAGTCCAGCTTTGGTGTATCCACTCAATCTATCATAGGACATGCCCCTTCTCCCTTGCGGACGGGCATGTCGTCTTGATCATGACCGAAACATGTTGAAGGTCTGCCATGAGACATCGGCCCGAAGCTAAATATGCCGCTGCTGGGCATCAAACCCAAATTGCCTCTTATGCCTGGCCGTCACACTCGAACATGTCTTCAATTCCAATGGGTATCTCGTATGCATCGCTCATAACTCGTCCTCGGCTTCCAGTTCTCGCTCTGCCCTCCTCACTTGTCGTTCAACAATTGCTACCCGCGACTCCAAGTCGGCCATTGTTCTCGAGTTGTCCAGAACGCCTGTCTCGTACCATGATCGGATAACCGTCTCGCTCCGTTTCCGAAGGTCGGCGATTTCAGCGGCCTGGGCAATCTGAGTCGTTTCGATAGCCTTCATCCTATCCTGCAATGCAACGAGGTTTGCGCTCTCTGATGGATCAGGTATCGGGCTGTCCTTGATCGCGGTCAGGGACGAGAGAGTCGCGGGAAACGCAGAGGCCGaggcgaggacgatggaTTGTATGGCATCGCTGGATAGCTGCGACGGGGGGTCGGAGGGAGCGGCCGCATGAAAAAAGTCTGGATGTGCCTTGTCTAGGCGAGATGAGTAATTGTTCTAGCAGTATGCCCGTTGCGACGTACAAATCTTGATCAGTTCGGCATAGACGCGGAACTTGTCCAGGAGATGCGAGAAACGTCGCTCGAGCTGGCCAATCTTCTCGACAGCCGACCGGTCTTGAGCCAGCGCCGGTGATACCGTCTGGCCATAGAGAAGATGCTCGATACGGAGGAGTCGCGACTCGAGCAGGTCGAGCGTCGAGAGGGTCGTGTCGTCCATGGTGGTGGCCATCGTGACAAGTCGCTGGCGCGGGACGTTTGATGCACGTCCGCGGAATGACGGTGTGGATGCGGTCAAGGGCGGAAGTGGGGGGTCAGGAGGATGTCATGAAATTGTGAGTGAGTGAGACCTGCTGAACCATGGCCCTTTGATGTCGCAGACAAGGAGGCGCATCTGGCCCAGGTGTTTGGATGGACGACATCCAAGATGGGAGAGACAAGAAGTGAGGTCACCTGGTGGTCTTCAACCAGCATCATACAGTACAGATGTACCGTAATTACAGTGCTGGGCCTCCAGTTACACCGCCCGGGAGGCATCCATGATCTCACAAAGCCCCTGGAAAGCCCTGGATGGTCCCTCAACTTATTCCCCGGATTGGGACCCAAGGTTGACTGATCCGGCATCTGATTGGCTGATCAGTGATCGAGGCGCGTGCTCATTGGCTGCTTTGGCTCGGCACAAGGCTCCAGCGATAGGTTCCCCCCCGTTTCTTTGTTCCCAGGATCGTGGCAGAAAACAAGCGCCGTCAGGAATTCCCAGGTCCGTCGTCATCTCCTGACCGGCGCCTCTGTTGGTGTCTTCTCCCTCCTGCATCTCCTCCAACCACATCGGCCTCGTTGGCACTTCTCTCGTGACTCTCCATCTGGTGTGTCGCGACCGGAGCGTTCAACCAGTCTTGGGGGCCTCTGTGCCGCAGGACGGTACTTACCGTGCAGTGCAGCACGCAACAGCGAGCAGCCAAGTAGCGTTCCCATTGACGCAATCTGCCCTAGGGCTGCCACTCGTGGCTCCGGTCggtctcgcctcgcctctTTCGTTGCGAGTCAGCAATCGGATTGGAAAGCCGAGGAACGCAGAGATAGACACACATACCTACACTCGTGCACACTTTCTACATCGCAACATCTGAACGCCCCCCATCGTCGCAATACGTGCCCTTCCACGATCGCGCCGATTCAACCTCATCGTTACGAGCCTCTTCGTCGTAAATGACAAATTACTCGACTATATCTGATGGAAACGCTTCTACAACCAGAAGTGCCGGCGATATGTCTAGGTGAGACTCGCCCCTTCCATGCCGACACCGGCCACGGTCAAACAACCTGATCTCGCTGACCATCTGCTCTCCAGACCACGACGTCGCGGCCACAAGGATGGCGGCCATGGAGGCCAAGCCACCACGATCAGCAGTGTCGTGAACCTGCTCAATACCAGTGCGTCCCTCGATCGAGCCCTTGCGACGCGGTGCTGATAACGTCACAGTCGTTGGAGCTGGCACCCTTGCCATGCCCTCTGTCATGTCCCACATGGGCATCATGCTCGGCGTCTTTCTTATTATCTGGTCCGGCATAACGGCCGCGTTCGGCCTCTACCTCCAGTCACGATGCGCCCGATATCTCGAGCGGGGAACCGCGTCCTTCTTCGCGCTGTCGCAAATCACCTACCCCAACGCCGCCGTCATATTCGATGCCGCGATCGCGATCAAGTGCTTTGGAGTTGGCGTGTCGTACATGATCATCATTGGAGATTTGATGCCTGGCGTGGTGCTGGGCTTCCTTAGCAATGCCAACAGCGCTCCTTATCTGGTTGATCGAAACTTTTGGATCACCGCCTTTATGCTCATTATCATCCCGCTTAGTTTCCTGCGGCGGCTGGACTCTCTAAAGTACACCAGCATTATTGCGCTGGTCTCTATCGGGTATCTCATCATCCTGGTAATTTACCACTTTGCGGTAGATAAGCATGCCGACCCAGGGAGCATCCGCGTGATTCAATGGGGCGGAGCCATCGAGACGCTGAGCACTCTCCCCGTTGTTGTCTTTGCGTACACTTGCCACCAGAATGTAGGCGAACCTCACACCCAATTGCTGAACAAGTACTGACTGGCTAGATGTTCTCTAttctcaacgagctcaaggacaacaCCCCCTCCAGCGTTATTGGAGTCGTCGGCTCGAGCATTGGCTCTGCCGCCTCCATCTATATTGTTGTGGCCATTACTGGCTACATCACTTTCGGCAACGCCGTGGTTGGCAATATTGTCTCTATGTGTAAGTGCTCATCGTGGTCTATCTTGATCAAGTAGCTAACAAATCACAGATCCTACCGGAGCTGCTTCGACGATCGGAAAGGCGGCTATTGTTGTTCTCGTCACCTTCTCGGTCCCGTTGCAAGTCCATCCCTGTCGAGCTTCACTCGATGCCGTCTTGAAGTGGCGACCCAACCGTCACTCTTCGGGCAACAGACGGACCTCGACCCCTCTGCTCCCTACAGCTCCTGCAAATGATCATGGAGCTGGCTCCACCATGTCCGACCTTCGTTTTGCGGTCATTACAACATTTCTTCTAACGTTTGCATACATGACTGCTCTATCAGTCACCAGCTTAGACCGTGTGCTCGCCTTCGTTGGCAGCACTGGATCGACATCGATTAGTTTCATTCTTCCTGGTCTTTTCTACTATAAAATCAGCGACCCTGATAGTACATATCACCAGCGTTTGGTTaaggaggacgacgacatgggaGAAGACTCCAGTACATCAGACGTGGAAGACTCTGCCGCCCTGGCTCAGAGCACAACCAGCGTTCGCAGCGGTGTTAGCATGGCGAGCAACGTCAGCACCCGCAGCAACCGAAACTCATGGCGATGGCGCAGAAAGTGGCGATGGGATCTCGAACACATcgagcaccaccacctccgcAGGCTTTcgctcgccctcgccctctaCGGAGCGGTCGTCATGGCCGTATGCTTGGGCATCAACATCTTCTCTGCAGCCACTGCTAACTAGACTGTATTTTTCTTGTACGGCCTCATTGGGGATGACGAATGTTGGGTATCAAGACTTGTGATAAGACGGCATATAGGCGTTTTGATAGCGAGTGAGCTTTGAAGACGGCTCAGGCGTTGTTATAGATATGGGTTTTGGTGGTGCTTCAATACAATTCTTAATAGCGACAAATGGCGTGTGTCTCTGGTGACCTCAAACCCTCACCACATATCGTACAGTCCTCCCGGGTGCATTGTGACCTTTGGTGACCTGGTTGGTATCCTCGATTCTTCCCTGTCCCATCGTTCTCTGGAATTGCTGACTCCATTCAAATCGGAATCCACCTGACCCAAGCCAACGCCTCGAAATGCCTTTCATACATATCATACAGCCTTTTTAGGCCTCCTTCAACgaaccttgacctcctcTGTCTTCACGGTGCCCTTCTGTTGGTCCTGC
This window encodes:
- a CDS encoding DASH complex subunit SPC19 codes for the protein MAAANLATYSDCVSSLRTSLKFLESSVETLDNGVSDFPRLVNVLKTVRHYELIPQPTLAAAEASLRDDIGPYIALLLARADSQIERQERRIETLKARAELQQGRLARPDDDFDAKPKRGAGSGSRKLTAEERLRARAVRQRKEALRYGVERLELEVLQKERELRKRLEG
- a CDS encoding High osmolarity signaling protein SHO1; the encoded protein is MPSYSVTSPSLQKMDHSRMYGGRKGIQMSNILGDPFALATLSIAMLAWCITFVACIIGRIQQTNDSPFPTFAWWGCIYSLCLIVGVFVVIGSDSVHTYHVAVTGYLAAGIVLVSSGVNLLLYSDSGAREAASAGFILLAMVIVIWTFYFGSNPSSTPRAFLDSFALAKESTTIHRSTMNGYGGGGRPETSNSVQPPQMYTSAQLNGFENPSPVGGVSQVGGRGSAVPQSFTNSVMQPKATNSPGADAEVVPPTEYPYRAKAIYSYEANPDDANEISFSKHEILEVSDVSGRWWQARKENGETGIAPSNYLILL
- a CDS encoding Aa-trans domain-containing protein, with product MTNYSTISDGNASTTRSAGDMSRPRRRGHKDGGHGGQATTISSVVNLLNTIVGAGTLAMPSVMSHMGIMLGVFLIIWSGITAAFGLYLQSRCARYLERGTASFFALSQITYPNAAVIFDAAIAIKCFGVGVSYMIIIGDLMPGVVLGFLSNANSAPYLVDRNFWITAFMLIIIPLSFLRRLDSLKYTSIIALVSIGYLIILVIYHFAVDKHADPGSIRVIQWGGAIETLSTLPVVVFAYTCHQNMFSILNELKDNTPSSVIGVVGSSIGSAASIYIVVAITGYITFGNAVVGNIVSMYPTGAASTIGKAAIVVLVTFSVPLQVHPCRASLDAVLKWRPNRHSSGNRRTSTPLLPTAPANDHGAGSTMSDLRFAVITTFLLTFAYMTALSVTSLDRVLAFVGSTGSTSISFILPGLFYYKISDPDSTYHQRLVKEDDDMGEDSSTSDVEDSAALAQSTTSVRSGVSMASNVSTRSNRNSWRWRRKWRWDLEHIEHHHLRRLSLALALYGAVVMAVCLGINIFSAATAN